A window of Falco cherrug isolate bFalChe1 chromosome 14, bFalChe1.pri, whole genome shotgun sequence genomic DNA:
AGAAGTTAGAGACAGTAGTGACCTGTACTTAACAAGGTCTTATTTTCTATTCTTAAAAAACTTCACAAAATTATGAGTTCCATTGTATCAAGTGTTTATCATTACTACAAAGTTGAAGTTCTATTCAAATGGTGTCAGCTGTTAAAGAAATATTGTTAAAggctaaaaatgtttttataaatagtGGAACATGAATGTAATCACTTACCAAATGTCTTTGGATTATTTGTTTAACCATTCAAtaatgctgggaaaaaaatcataggtCTTATTTATGAATGCACTTTAGCTAGCTCATTCATTTTAAACAGGCATATTTTACTGTTAGAAAAATCTACAAATCTGTGCTGCTTCAAGCACTTTGCTATAACTTTGATTAACCATTGTGCATTTTCCAGAAATGTCATTATTACAGAGCTAACTCAGAAAAGCACACCAGAATGTATTCATTTAAAAACGCACACATTTATTTATAGTCTAGCAGTTTATCGTTAATCTTGGTTAGGCATATATACACCCAAcctggaaagcagaatttggttTTGGAATGTAATCAAAGAATAACTTTATTCTCCTCTGGATCATGTAGCACAAGCTCTTTAGGAATAAAGGGCAGGGATCAAGAGTATAATCCCATCAAAGAGGAAGAATGgtcagtttaaaaacatttgttccATTCACTGTAGCGTGCTGTTgtacctgaaaataaaatgctgtttgcaGTGATACTGAGCTTCATCTTGTTAGTGATCTGATGAATTTTACTTTGAGGAGAAACTATGTATAAAAATTACACCTTTTTAGTCAGCAGTTCAGTTTCTTGGGGACAAAACTGAATGATACAAAtgtgtggtggtgggttttttttgtttggttggtttttttgttacctGTTGTCTGTCAAAACCAAGACTACTCAGACAGCGTAACTAAATTCTGTCCTCCATACTCAGCGTTTCATCTTTCAGAGTGAAAATGCGACTGCAGATGGAAACCATGAGACCATCACAGCaatcagcagcaaaagcagtcCGCCATCCCTGATAAGATGCACAACAGTATACTTCCTCGGCTTCAGTCCACATCCCCGAGACCTAAACCACTCAACCACTTCATTCAGGTTATATTGCTGAGGCTCATACCCCAGCTCCTTTCTGGCCTTCTCCATACTAAAATAATGTGTGACGCCAGTTTTGTAAACTTCTGTGCGagtgaggagaggctgaaagTTATAAACGTGTCCTACAAGAAAATGAACTATTTCAGTAAGGAATGCAAAAAAATAGacaagggagagaggaagacgACAAGTTGGGAACTTGTAACCCAAACCTTCCACTAATGGTCGGAAAaattcaaagttatttacagGCCTGCCATCTGAGATAAAATAGGCTTGGCCTGCAGCTATGTGCTTTTTGTTGGCTTTGAGGGCCTCAGAGGCAAGGATATGAGCCTGAACTAGATTGTCTACATGCACAAATTCTACTAAACTAAGAGGATCTCCATATACAAATTTAAACAATCCCCTTTCAATGTAACTGACTATTCTTGGAAGATGTCTTTGTTCTCCAGGCCCATAGATGCCCGCTGGTCGAAGAGCACAAGTCCTTAATACACCTTTCCCGTTTCCAAGCTTGGCACCATTTGCTTCCAGCACCTTCATTTCAGCTAAAGATTTGGTCCGGGAGTAGTGATCTGGATGAAGGTGAAGAGGTAGATAAGGCAGAGATTCATCCCCATTTTCTATAATCTGGCCTCCAAATATCACGTTGTATGTGCTTGTATAAACCAGACTCGACACTCCTGTGCTCTTGCAGGCTTGGAtgacattttctgttcctttcacaTTAACATCCTCTATAAGTTTTTGgttcagctgctccctgccagacATTCCATAGGAAGCGATATGGAATACGCAGATTACATCTCTGAGAGCCTCTTCCACTTCAGACAGGTGACAGACATCCCCCTGCATGAACTTTATTCCCTCTGGCACGGTCTGAAGTGGCTTCGCGACATCAAAGAGAATCACATCAACTCCCTTTTGGTATATAGCACAACCTAATCTAAAACATGATAGAAACCATATGTTAGTATACATAGAATAACAACGCATGTAACATTTCAGCTGGAGGTAAGATAAGACTATTGACTattttaatactgattttttttttccctttctttttctcatggGAGTCTCTGTCACACTCCATCAatactttggagaaaaaaaaaagcagaactgctcTAAAGGAAAATTCAGAATAGAGGTAACTAAAGTGCTTTCAGCAGCCTTTTGGAAGAACCCAGctatttctctgcttctgtccTCTAGAGATCAGCAATAGCAAACCTTTCAGATGTAAACCTGCAGCCAAGtattttttactggttttatcTTACTGCTGTTGTGCCATCCTAATTCTCTTAGAAAAACAGGTTGGtctttgctgttgtgtttgAAATTTATGGAGAAGATAATGAGCAAGATACTTCTAAGCTGGTATAAATACTTTGCTGCATGTCTACATTTTACTCCCAAGTCACTGTAAACACAGGTATTGATACAAAGTATAAACCTGGtattcctttccccttttcctacAACTGTTATATTTCTATAATGCTTAAAAGGGGAGATAGTGGAGGAAAAAGCTGAGCATAAGTCTGCTCTTTTGAGAGtgctccctgcaccccccaccacaaaatttactttttggTCATGACTGTAATCTCTCTTACTTATGTAAACAGTTGTCACTCTGCAGGTACTCCAGAAGATAGTCTAGGGcacaaaatagtatttttttctttacgcAGCCTGCAGAGCCATCTACAGCAAGGTGAAATGGATTTCACTTAAATACGTATCTTTCTAACAACTCTAATCCTAAAACATCACtgtccataaaaataaatatattcttaaGAGCAGAGGGCAGCTGGAGTATTTATCTATATGGCTAAGCATGTGCGTAACTATTTGCAGGCCACAGCCTACTGCCAGAAGGAAGATCCGCGTGCAAGTGTAGGCTTGGTCTTCAGCGCAGACTGAAAGCTGATGACCTAAATCCCCAAAGGTGACCAGACAGGTAAATATCTGTAAGTCACTTGCTGCTCAGCGTGTGGAAATGGAGCAACGCACCCACATGAGAAACAGAGTAACATGTTTGTTTAGACCTGAGACCCAAGATGGGATGAACTGGATCTGGCATCCCGGGCCCACAGTTTTCCCTTTTACAGGTGGATTTTGTGGCCTTGCTAGCAGCCGTCTTTTATGTTTGTTCTTCTATGTAGTAATATTGAATGCACTAACCGGCAGCCAAAATAACCACCTCCTCCAGTAATAAGCACCGTCTCCTTGGCAGTACTTTCTGGTTCCATCCTCTTTCCTGTGGCACTAGGTAAGGAAACTGACCTACAAAACACATGGTGAATATACATGTTAAAATCAATTGGAGTCTTCGTGTCGCTATGCATCCAGTTATTCACCGATCCCTTTCACGGGCTGGTTGAAGCCATTCCTTTCACCACCTGCTGGGCGAGGCAGCCGTACGTTCTGCCCGGGTACTCCTCAAAGCAGAGGTTGTAACCTGCAGGAAGAGGCAAATCCAGCTTCCCTTCCCCGGCCTCGTTCAGCGGCTACGCCGCGTACCCCGGCTGCAGGCGGGGCCCTACGGGCGGGATCgggcccctgcccccccccccagaggcggcccggcggcgggaggggacCCCGGGGGCCctgccggccctgcccgccccgccgcccgcccgcccctaCCTGCGCGGCCGCCGGGCTGCTCGGGAAAtggcgcggggggcggcggcgggagcggcgccACAAgatggcggcggggcggcgggggcgcggcggggggcggtgtGGCGGGCAGTCGCTCGGGAGGCGTCGGATGACGTTAAAAACATGGCCGCTAGTTGGGGTTGGCCGAGTTGTGTCCGTTGGTGTGGCAGGAAGACGCTCCTTTTCCCCTTCGCGGGCCTGAGGATGCTCAGCCTCGCTTGGTTCTGAGCCTGATCTACTTCGAAACAGGGAGTCCCTGGCTGGCTTTTACAGCCGAGCCTTTCTGGCGTGTCACAGCCCGTGGTTGTGCTGTCCCTCGGCGGGTGCCTGCGCACATCGGCCCAGGGCTGCGAGGCTCGGCAGGGCACCGGGACGCTTGGGAGGGGCCTGGTGGCTACAGAGCCCTCGAGCCTGGGGTGTTTTGGCGGCCCTCCTGTCGGACACGCTGGTGtgaaggggctgcagcagccttcaGGTGTTGCGCCGTGTCCTCGCAGCTGTCTCGGCGCCGTAAATGCAGCTGCCTCGCATCCCGGTGCCGCCAGTGGCACGTGACGAACCCCCTGCGCCTCGAGCAGGGGCTGACGTGCTCTGGGCGGTGGGAGAGCGAGCAGGATGGCTGCCGAGCTAAGCGCCAGAGCCGCTGCGAGCTGTGTGACAGGGCTGTGACGGGGAAACAGCGGCACGGGCAAAgtctgctctgctgtgttttccctttctcttttacAGAAGCGTGAGTCGCTTGGGGCGCGTTAGAAAGAGCTCACAGAGTGGATTCAGTGTCAAAACCACCTAAAATACGcaagtttttgttttgcaaaacctCGACAGAAGTAGCCACGTTatactgtggttttatttacattGACGGCTAGCAAGAATTAAAACTAAgcagtttctaaaaataattctgagagaattaaaggttattttattttagctatgATTTCTGGTTGGTGAATCTCTGTGACTTAAATAGTAATTTCGAGTGTGGAACTTGTGCTGCTGTAGCACCTGACCACGCAGAGCTGCTGCATCTGTGTGGCTGCGGTGTTGGTGTGGGAGGGCATCCTTCAGTCATAGCTGATTTCCCCGTCTGTTGTCAGTATGGGCAGAAAAGTGGGTTTCAAGCAGCCCTGAAGCATTCCTGAAAATACTACGGAGACATATAATCAATGGTGCGTTCACAGAAGTGTAACACTTGTAgctcagaagcagaaaaattgtTTGGGCATTCCTAAATATTAAGTATATGAATTATGTAGTGCTGCATATGTCTTCTGGATTTATGCATAATACCTCAACCTACTCGATGaagatttttagaaaattttcCTGAGTGTTTTATCACTGGCAAAGTACAAAAGAGTCCTGATTTTTCTCTTGAGACCTGCTAACACAAAGTGGTTTATCTTTAAGGACTCTCAAGCAGATTATGGTGATACACAGCTGATGTCTGTCTTGTGATGGATCGGATTGTGTTTGAGTGGAGTGTCACGGAACGGCAGAATAGCTGAGGCCAGAAGGAGACACGGGGTATTGCCCAGCTGCACCCCGTGCACAAAGCGGGTTCAGCCAGAGGGGTTACTGGGGACTGTTGCTATTGTGTATCTCAAAGAACGGAAACTTCACAGTTCTCCGGAGAGCTTGTAGAGCTTTGTACAATCTGAATGGTGGCTCTGACCTTGCCCTCCATGTTGTGTAGGTAAATGTTTGTATTTGAAGAGGCAGCTGTTAACCTCAGGATGACGGTTTGTCCTCTGGGCTTTGTGGTATGTCCTTGCAGGACAGTTTGCAGGATTGAGACCTCTCTCTCCTTACGCGTTCTgcttttttgtgctttctgcCTGGTATGTTATCTATGGTAAAGTGAATTGTGTCAGATTGTCTCATAATTAGAGTAAATGTTATGAATATAATAAAGCTGTAGTTAAGATACTGTGGAGCTTTTGCTCTTAAACCGCTATcggttttatttctcattatagTAAATAGTCCTTTTTGGCTTCAGAGAATAGTAAGGAACGTTCATTCCTTCACAAGGGTGACATCTGTGAAAGCTGTGGGTAAATATCGTCCTCATTTTACACTGATTTGACGTTAAGACTGGACTCTCTGATTGTTTTGCACAACCTATTTTATCatgctctttcattttctgagaCTCTGCTTTTCCTAAGACTTTATGGACTTTCTGAATGTGTCATAAATTTTGTATTGCCATCAAATAGATCGACTTCCAGTTTTACCTTATACATAATGGAGTGTTTGTCCTgggattgtttctttttttgtcttttaaaaaaaacgtGTAAACCCGGTCTCTGCTACCGATTTGCACTTTAAAGAACCCGGCATTTCAGAGCACACATTGCATATATCTTGGCGTGCAGAGAATCAGATTGGGCTACAGTCACTTGAAGAGATCGTATTGATACATGGAATTGCACACTAGGGCAAGACGTGTCAGGATGGAAGCATTTGCAGTGTAACTGGGGGGTTATCTGGCACAACCTGAGTTGAAATGAACCTGAAATAGGCTGCAAAGAAATCCTTAAATCAGCAACTAAACAGAGCTAAATAAGCAGCTGTAGCGAACAATGCAAGTTACAAAGAACGAGCAATGAAATCATTAATTATTCTTTCATAGTACAGTAGTTCATCTGGTTCCCTTTGCGGTTAGAAATACTTAGctagtaaaattatttttgtcatcaaAATACAGCCCGTGCCACCAGTGCTGTCTCAGGAAGCAGGGCAGTATTTCATCTGGGGAAATAAACCTTAGTCTACTAGTTTTGTATTATTTGATTGATTTCTTTTTGGTATTACtaaattgtgggtttttttcattgaacAATGGGATGAGAGAAGAGAACAAGACTTGAAACTAGGTCAGAACCAACCACATAAATGGTGTTACTAAAACATGTAAAACCAATTTTATTAGAATAGGACTAAAAAGGTAAAACCAGCATCTACATTGTGAATGGTAGTAGAGAGAACTGTAATGTTCAAAATTAGAATAAAACATTCAGTCTAGATTagactggaatatttttaaaggagacAGGGTTATGGATAAAAACACTACTCTGAGTTTTATTCTTGGCTCTAGGAGAGCCTCTGTGACCTTCAGAAAGTTGATTTCTGTTCTGTAACAAAGATAGCATTGCACTTCTTCAGTGCCCCTGAAGTTGTGGTGGTGCTTGTTTCATTTGTGTTTCTGACGCTCAGATTGGAGGTGCTGTACAAATATTAATAAACCAGGAAATAAATTGTATGGGGCTTAAAGAGTTTAGGCAGGTATGCAAGTTAGATCCTCTGAGAATGTTAACATTGACTTCTTTTTAGGAGACCTGTCCACTGTACAATATTGCTTGTGGGAAGTGTCATACATTTGGGGATGTGGagacaaaaccccaaagtaCGTAAGTTTCTTTTCCTGCGAGTTCCAGTAGTGGAAAAACTTAGCCTCTCTCTTCCACattgagaaaggagaagaattTCAACATTAATTGTATTCCCTGTTTAGTGAACACCATTC
This region includes:
- the SDR42E1 gene encoding short-chain dehydrogenase/reductase family 42E member 1 → MEPESTAKETVLITGGGGYFGCRLGCAIYQKGVDVILFDVAKPLQTVPEGIKFMQGDVCHLSEVEEALRDVICVFHIASYGMSGREQLNQKLIEDVNVKGTENVIQACKSTGVSSLVYTSTYNVIFGGQIIENGDESLPYLPLHLHPDHYSRTKSLAEMKVLEANGAKLGNGKGVLRTCALRPAGIYGPGEQRHLPRIVSYIERGLFKFVYGDPLSLVEFVHVDNLVQAHILASEALKANKKHIAAGQAYFISDGRPVNNFEFFRPLVEGLGYKFPTCRLPLSLVYFFAFLTEIVHFLVGHVYNFQPLLTRTEVYKTGVTHYFSMEKARKELGYEPQQYNLNEVVEWFRSRGCGLKPRKYTVVHLIRDGGLLLLLIAVMVSWFPSAVAFSL